The Brassica oleracea var. oleracea cultivar TO1000 chromosome C7, BOL, whole genome shotgun sequence sequence NNNNNNNNNNNNNNNNNNNNNNNNNNNNNNNNNNNNNNNNNNNNNNNNNNNNNNNNNNNNNNNNNNNNNNNNNNNNNNNNNNNNNNNNNNNNNNNNNNNNNNNNNNNNNNNNNNNNNNNNNNNNNNNNNNNNNNNNNNNNNNNNNNNNNNNNNNNGTCGCTTCAATCACTCGCTCCAGCCAACGCTTCGTTCCAAGCTGCGTTCGAGATACAGCGACCACAACACCTCGCTCCCTTGAACTCGCGTCCGAGCCCGCTGAGTTCCCGAGCTGTGTCCCAATCTCTCTCCGTCGCGGCTCGTCTCACTTCACCGCGAACCACCACGAACTCCTTCTTCCTCGCCTTGATCAAGCCGTGACTGCGCCACCGTCTCCTCCAAGCCGCGACCAAGCTTCCTCCGTCCAAGCCGTGCTCTCAGGTGCTCGAGTCTCATCGTCGTCGAGCTTTGCCGTGGTTGGAATCAGCTTCACCGTCGTTCGCGTTGAAACCAAACTCTCGATCTCCTCCAATGGAGACTTCTTCATTATTTTCAAGACAGGTCCCTGGCCTTTTGATTCTTTACAAAACGGACCCAGCCTTTGGAATGTGCAAAAATGCCCTCGCGAATCAAACCCAAAGTTTCCAATGTGCGATTTAGCCCAAGCGAATATTACGAATTTGCAACCTTGGTCCCTGGGTTCTTGTTAACATCACAGTGGACCCAAAACTTCCAAACTTTGCAGTATAACCCTTGAATTTCGCCCCAAACTTCCAAATAAGCATTCCAACCCCTATGATATGCAAATGAGTATGCAAATACAACACAAAGACCTAAATGCAACCTAAAATGATCATAATAAGCTAAAATATGAATCTAAAACTTATAAAAATCATGAGATATCACACGGTTCGATCTCGTCTAGCTTCCCTCTGTCTTCGAGTGGGAGGGTCGGCGTGGCTTCTCCGGGTCAACGGCGGTTCGCCGCTACAGGTCCACGGGGTCGTTCGGCTCGGGATCAAGTTTCTCGGCTCTCGTTGTTTCGTCGAGCTTGGGTTCTCTTTCTATGGGTGTGGTGTGTGTTGGTGGATCCTTCTACCACGTCGGCGGGTTATGGGTTTGAACACGCAGCAGGGTTGGTGCTCAAGCTCAGTGGCTGGCTCGTGCAAGGTCTAGATCGCGGTTTAAAAGATGGTCGTCTATGCCGTCTCAGTGGCCGTGTGCTCTTCCTCCTCACCTCGAACCTCCTCTTCGCGGTTCATGATCTATTTTCCCGGCTTGATTCTATCCGAAGTCGGCACCTCTTGTAGTGTTGTCGATTTCAGTGGGTTTCGGTTGGGAATTAGCCTTGTTCTTCATTCCATACTTGCTGGTGCAAGCGATGACTTTAGCAGCTCCAGTTTCAGTTCGTCGGTTCTCGACGGCTACGGACGTGTGATGGTTCTCGTGTCTTTGACTGTCACAGCTTGTGTCCGGTCTTCGTTCACATCCCAACACTACATGGGCTTACTTAAGTTTCTTGTGGTGGTGTGCGCGGCAATTGTGTGCAGGTTGGGCTCAGATTATGGAGTACAGAGGTTGCGGCATGTTTTCCTCGGATCGGCACCATGTACAGGTCGCATCCGGGCAAAATAAAAGCTCGGTTTGGTTGTTGAAGCTGTGTTAGGTCGCTGTTGTTGTTGTTGTTTGTTTTGTGGTCAGGTGATTTGACGCTATCGGCGAGCTCTTCTCTGGTGGACCATTATCTTTAAGAGCGGATTCATCGGGGAAGCCAAAATTATCGGGTTCCGACTCTCAGTTGAACTTGGTTCATCTTTTTGCGGCAAGTCGTTGGTGCGGATTAGACGATCACCGGAACTGCAGTTGTGGTAATGTGTTTGTCCGGCTCTTGCTTCTAAATTGAATCGTTGTTTAGGTTTTTTTCTTGTTTTCTGCTTCGTGTTATTCTCTGTAATTCTATCGAAAACGAAAATTGATAATAATATCTTTACATTTTACTAATATATATATATATATATATATATATATATTAGGCATTTTAAAAGAGGCAAACGGAAAACGAATAAAAACAAGTTATCATGGAATGAATTCGTGAACGACCGCATCATTACTACCAACCCACGTATTTTAATGTAAGCCACACAAAAAGAACACTATCATTTTCAACTTTTCAACAACAACATTCCATGATATATCTCTGTATTAACTTCGGTTGACACTTCTTAATTTTACAGCTTTTAGGCCGTAAGGGCTAATTAGGTTTTTGACGTGATTAATCCTGAACATGCGGATGCCCCAGTCCCCCCATATGAAGTACATATTTCAGTTTTATGTTACAAATTGCAATATAATGGGATTGTATCATGTACGTCCTAAATATTATCATAGACTCGTCAACAAAGGATGCATTTTAATCTCATTTAACGAGATAAAGATTCCTTTAAAACAAAATAATTACGGTATAGTGTGCCTAAAAACTATATATCTGTACTTCCTTAATGGGATTCTATCGTGTACGACCTAAATATAATCATATACTGTGCCCACTGGAGCTTTTAAAATCGTTAACGGAAGAAGACTTAAAAGTCAGAAACATAAAAGACGAAATTTAAGTAATGCAATTCATATTAGTAATAGTCAAACAAATTCTTAATACGTCTCATTTCTGATTTTGATAGTTGATGAAAATTCTTGATTTATATTTCAAAATGTCATATTCAATATCTTGTATCCTTCACATGGTATTTAATATTTATTAGTGCTACAGAGAGAACAATACATAGGGACAAATAAAACAATAATACTAATTACATACAAAATGATCTTAGAGCCTTCAATTCTATTATTGTGTGGGAAATTAAAGCGAACTAGCAAAAACTTTTTGGCAAAAGATCATGAATGATTTCAGTTGATGAAAACTTTTCGTATCTATACTATTAAACCAGGATCCTATTGTTTTTTTTATCTTAGCATGTCTTTTCTTTACTAACATTGAATGTTTCATTAAGGGCAATCAAGTAATATTAATAACACATCTATATTGGGCCATATTTTTTGGATCCAGCCTACTGTCCACATCAGATCTCTCTTGGGTCATTTGAACCGATTAAGAAATCAGATCTAATTCTCACATTTTTTTTTCTTTAGGCCATTTAGTCCAAATTCAAAAAAAAAAATTTCAACCATTCTTAATTTTTTTTTTATTTTCTTAATATAATTTAAGCATTCATAAAAAAAATTGATTTTTTTCATTGAAAAGTATAAATATTTATTAAAAGTATATAATTATTTTTATTAAAAATATTAACCACATAATAAAATTAATTTATCAGAGTTATACCAATTTAATTTATTAAAAAAATAAAATTTAATTTTTTAAACATAAATAGTCATTTAAAATGAAACACAATAAAAAAAGATAAAAAGTTTAAGTCTTTTATAAAATAAAATAAAAATATATGAAATATGACATTTACTAAATATTTGTCAATTGAAAAAAAAAAGGAAAATAAATCTGCGCTTTGAAAGCGCGGATCAAAATCTAGTTATATATTATAAACATATACTCCTTCTGTTTCATTATAAGTGTTATTTTAGGTTTCGGCACACGGATTAAGAAAACAATTAATTTTATACATTTTCTATAAAAAAATACTATTAACTATACACCTAACCATATTTCAACCAATAGAAAAATAAATTTTGCATAGAATTAATAAATTTTGCATTGAAAATTGAAAATTGAAAATGACACTTATTTTGTAACGAAAAAATTCTTTAAAACGAGATTTTATATGAAACGGAGATAGTATCGCATTTATAAATGGCACGTTGTGTATAGTCTTCTCTTCGAACTTTTCTTTACTCCTCCACAGTCCCACAAATCCCGATAGGATTCCAATACCGACGTTGACCAGACTTTAAAACCAGCGATGAAAAGGAAATTAACTAAATGTTGACCAATAAAACAAGGAAAATTAAACGAAATTAACGGCTCAATCGTTTCTTTCTATAATTTTTTTTTTGTATCGAACATCTTTAATATCATTTTCTGTTACAAAACTACTCTCTATTTTATCGGTATCTGTATTTGTAACCTGTTCAATTTGGTTAATGTTTTAGTCTTTTTCTTTTTTGACAACGTTTCAGTCTATTTTTTTTAATTTCATGTTGATTGATGTTTAATGACTTTCAAAAAGAATACAAACGACAATTCTTAGCCTATCCCTAAAAAACTAAAAGTATTTGTATACCAACAAGTGATAATTGGTTCGTGAATAATACTTTACTAGGTTAAGATCCGCGCCTTGCGCGGAATCAACATTATATATATAAATTATTTTATGTATTAAATATTTTTACATATTATGAAATAATAAATATATATTAAATAATTAAAAGTCAGTAACTGTTAAATATATAATTAAATTGGTGCGAACATATAAATCAATTTTATTAATCCAAAAAATATTTTTTTTTATATTTGATAGGATATGTTATTAAATTTAAATGATACTAACATAGATAATATATTTTAGTATATTTTAAATATTAATGTCTATTAAATAATGATTTTACTCATATAGATTTTTTGATCATTTGTATCTTTTATAGAAAAATATTTAAATTACTGATAACAAAATTTTCATTGTGGGATTAATAGTTTTAGTAATTTATAATTTAAAAAAAAAGTTGTCAATGATCGTTCAAAACTTTTATCAAAAAAACTGTTCAAAGTAAATTTTGAAACTAAAATATTGTATTTTATATGGTTTATAGTTTAATTTAAAACGATATATATATATTAATCTTAATAATTAATTAAATTAGACTTTTTACTTATATAATTTTTGTAATCATTTGTATTTTGTCATAACAAAAATTTTAAACCATGGATCATAAAATTTGAATGTGAGACTTTTAACAGTTTTAGTAATTTATAGCCGTTTGTAAAAATTCAAAAATATAGCATATACATAAAAATCTAAATTTTTATTATATGGTTATTGTGGTTGTTTAATTTATTTAATAGTTTAAAATTAAACAAATATGATAGAAGATACACTATTTTTTATCAAATATTTATTATTCAAAATCAATAATTGCCATATATATACTTTAGCCACATTAGGCAATTTCGTAAATTTTATTTAAGGAAATAATAAAGTACATTAATGATGAATTTATTGTTAGTTTAATAAAATGCTTATTATATAATTAGATGGACCAACATATTTCTCTAATGATTCTAAGAATCATTCTAGTGATGACATGTGGCTACAAAAAAAAATTGTAATGCTTCTCAAATAATATACAGGGGATTTGATTACAAAAGTATAGTAACCAAGAGGTCGTGACTTATAAGAGTTTAGAATAGTGATGAATACTCATAGTTTTAGACCAAAGAATGAAAGTCTCCTTAATCCTATTTTATTTGCCACTTCTCGCCACTTTTTTAAACGCGTTAAACGCAAAAACATTTCATACATTTCATATATTGCTAATTTCAAATCTGTATGCTAATATAAAATAATTGCAATTTGTTTTTAAACGAAATTAAAATATTGTCCGAAACATCTTTTCTCATCGGTTATAAATACACCGGACAAGTACGCACAAGACAAACACAATACGAGACACAAGAAGAATCTCAATCTCATTAACACAATGCGACGAAGCTGTGTCTTCTCCGTCGTTTTCTTCCTCCTCTTCCTCTCTCTACCTCTCCCCTCCCTCTCCCAACCATCGCACTCCGTCTACAACTCGTTCCTCAAATGCTTCTCCAAGAGAACGAAAACACCACAACCCCAAATCGCCAAAAACGTCTTCTCTCCGACCAACCCTGCTTACTCCTCCGTCCTCCGCGCTTACATCCGAAACGCGCGGTTCAACACCTCCTCCACACCCAAACCGACCATCATCGTCACCCCTCGCTCGTATAGCCACGTCAGCGCCGCCGTCCTCTGCTCGAAGCCCTTAAACTTCGTCTTCAAGATCCGAAGCGGCGGGCACGACTACGACGGTCTCTCGTACATCTCCGACAAACCGTTTTTCGTCCTAGACATGTCGAACATCCGCGACGTCTCCGTCGACGTCGCCGATAACTCCGCCTGGATCTCCGCCGGAGCTACTCTCGGAGAAGTTTACTATAAAATCTGGGAGAAGAGTAAAGTCCATGGTTTCCCCGCCGGAGTTTGTCCGACGGTTGGTGTCGGCGGTCACTTAAGCGGCGGCGGGTACGGTAACATGTTGAGGAAGTTCGGTTTGTCGGTCGATCACTTGATCGACGCGAAGATCGTCGACGTGAAAGGTCGTGTTTTGGACAGGAAAGCGATGGGTGAGGATCTTTTCTGGGCGATCTCCGGCGGAGGAGGAGGCAGCTTCGGCGTCGTTTTGGGGTACAAGGTCAAGCTCGTTCCGGTGCCACCTGTCGTGACGGTGTTCCGAGTGGAGCAGTATATGGCCGGCGGAGCGGTGGACATGGTTCACAAGTGGCAGTTCGTTGGTCCGAAAACCGACAGGAACCTCTTCATGAGGATGCTGATTCAACCGGTTACGAGGAATAAGGTGAAGACGGTGAGAGCTACTGTGGTTGCTCTGTTCTTAGGTAAAGCAGACGACGTCGTTTCGCTCCTTAGTAAGGAGCTTCCTGAGTTGGCTTTGAAGAAGGAGAACTGTACGGAGATGACTTGGTTTCAGTCTGCTTTGTGGTGGGACAATCGCGTTAACGCTACTCAGACCGATCCTAAAGTGTTTCTCGATCGGAATCTTGACTCCTCTAGCTTCGGGAAGAGGAAGTCTGATTACGTAGCGACCGAGATTCCTAGAAATGGGATTGAGTCTCTGTTCAAGAAGATGATTGAATTAGGAAAGATCGGTCTTGTTTTCAATCCTTACGGCGGGAAGATGGCGGAGATTGCGGAGGACGCAACGCCGTTCCCGCACCGGAATATGCTTTACAAGATTCAGTACTCTGTGAACTGGAAAGAGTCGTCTCCGGAGATAGAGAAGGGTTACTTGAACGAGGCTAAAGAGCTTCACAGTTTCATGACTAGGTTTGTGAGCAAGAGCCCTAGAAGTGCTTACTTGAACTACCGTGATGTCGATATCGGGGTGAACGATCACGGGAGGAATAGCTACAAGGAAGGAGAGGTTTATGGAAGAATGTATTTTGGAAAGAACTTTGATCGATTAGTCAAGATTAAAACCAAGGTTGATCCAAGGAACTTCTTTAGGAATGAACAGAGTATACCTACCTTGCCACGCAAGTCTTAAGAGATATTGTTTGTCATTTGTTATGAAAGATTGGTTTAACGTTAATAATGTAATACTTTGGTGAAGCAATATAGAATGCATTGGTTTTGGATATTAATATATTGTATGGTTTCTCTGTGCCTATAGATTGAGAGAGAAGTAGTAATATATCAAAATTGCTGGTGGTGATGCAAACCAAATCTTAAACCGGTAGACTGTTAAATACTTAGTGTTAGGTTTGGAGTAGTTAACGGTGATTTTGGACAGTGTCTGCGATGTAAGACAGTAAGAGTAAGACCTAATCAAGAGCCTATTCAACCATTTCCTGTTGTATATGATCATGATCGCAATACATCCATGTAACGGCTATACAACATCGCCGCCAACAATTGGGGACGACGAAGTCACCATATTCATCTAGTGGCAAGGCTAGAATTTGCAAAATGGATAAAAGTTTACGGTTCTATTCAATCCAATCCAAATCACTAATTTTAATAGAAATAAAAATGAATTATTCGGTATAATAGATTGGATTAAAATGGACAATGAATTATCCATAAACAAACCAATGAAAATTTATAACCATTCTAAACTCAAAACAAATATATGAACAAAAAATTACCATACCAAATTTACAAACCAAGTTTTATTTATTTTTCTCATATATCTAAATCAATTTTAATAAACAAAATCTAACTTAATTGTTTCTTATATATAAACACTATATTTGGTTGTTTTCATAAATCAAGTCTAACCGTATTCTCTTGTCAAAACCGTAAATTTAAGTCTTTTCACAAAATCGTAAAATCAAAAAATTTCACCACCAAAATTATGAAATTATATTTTCTAATAAAACTGTAAAATCATGTTTTCTCGTCGACCTACAGCAAAATTGGTCAAAATCATGTAAATGATTTATATTTTATATAGTGACCAAGAGGACGCAATGCTTTTTTTATCAAGTGAATACTGAATGAGTATATCATGTACAATGCTGTGTGGGTTTTTACTGAATGAGTATATCATGTACAATGCTGTGTGAAGAAACATATTAAAAATTATTAAACGGATGAGTTTCTGCTTTTTTGCGGAAAAATGTATTTTTTTCTTTGACAGAAAAGTGTGTTTTCGACGGAAACGGAAAGTGCGTTTTTGCGGTTTTTGCGGAAAATGCTTTGTTACGGTTTTGATGAAAAAATGAGTTTTTGCGTTTTTTATTGAAAGTGCATTGTTCCGGCTATGACAGCGTGTATTCACTTGATAAAACAGAATGAGTGGGAGTACTAATTATAATGGCTATTTGAACCTTTTATTTTTACCACTTAAAGTTTTTATAATGTCTACATGATTTTAAGATAATTTGCTTTAATATCTTTAGTAATTAAGAAAAACCAAACTTTTAAGAAAAATAAATTGATTATTTTCTAAATATTAAACACATGGTAAAATAATGATATTATGTATTATTTTTTTTGATAAAATATTATGTATTTTAAAAATAAAAAAATAGCATTATGACATATAACACATATTCAATTTGCTTGAAGCCTCTAAATTATTTGAGATGGCGCTTGACTGGTGCCAAAGCGGGGGATGGCGGAGGAGCCACGGTAATGGCACGTGGTTCTCCTGACAAATAACCAGCCAGTAATGGCGTAATGGATAGAGAAGATATAGGAATGCTTTGATCGCCTCGCCATGTCATTGGTCGACCTTGACCCCGATAGCATACAACTCTGGGGAATCGGCGACATGTATTGTAAAATATTAAGATTGTTTTTCGAATTATCTAACAATGACATCTTTTAATGAGATGAACAGAGAGCATCAGTCCATTGAGAAGTTATATGAAGTTTGAGAGTATTATGTATTGTGCTAGAAACGAAGCACACCATGACGTATTGTTAACCAGACTTTGATTTGTTAAGATCAAAATTTATGTACTTATTATGATAGTGAATTCTCTTCAAAATGTTCAATTATAATTTCAAAAACAAAAGTATTCAAAAATGTGAAGACATGATTAATGTGTGTGTGTGTACATGATTTGTAGTTCCTGAAAATATTTATAGATTTTACATTTCTACATGGTTTAGGGAAAAATTTATCGTTCATCATCTTTCATTTTCATCATATTTATTTTAATTTTTAGAATTTTCATATATTATTAGTTTTTAAGGTACGAAAACATCAAAATACCATGTTAAGAACTATCATGTTTTTATAATAGTAAATTTTAAATTTCAAAAAAATAAGTGTACTAAATTATTATTTTCTTAATTTATTGAAAATTGATGATAATAGAAAATGATGCGATACAATTTTTTTAATATATGTATGAACAATGAAAAAAAAATTATCTTTGGAGACGGAAAGAATATTTGGATTTATTACAAATTCGCAATGGCTCCGACTGGTAATTTTTCTGGGAATAAAAAGAATGGATAGAAAAAGAATGTATATGAATAAAATAGCAAGAATAAAAATAAATGGTTTTTCATGCTCAAAATTCTCAAGAAATGATTTTGTTTTTTATTCTTCTGAAAAAAGGGAATGGGAATGAATGAGAGGCAAAAAAAACATTTCTTGTGAATGGTGAGATGATCTTAGGGCTGGGCAAATAAACCGAACCCGAAAATCCAAACCGAACCCGATCCGATAAAAATGAATCCGAACCGATCCGAACCCGACATAAATACCGAATGGATCTTGTTTTATGATATTTCGGACTTTGGGTATTATCTGAACCGAACCCGAAATTAAATGGATATCCGATAGAACCCTGCCAAAAAGAACTTGTACCTAATATGTAGCCAAAATAATGTAAGATATTATTAAACATCTACAATAACTATTTAATACATGAAGGTTGATGGTTGAAAGTGGCTGTTGAGGCTTGTAATTTTTAGATTTTGGTTTTATTTTCATTGAATATTTATTTTCATTTCATGAGAACTTAATTTTTTCGTTTTATGATTTCATTTATTGGTTTTCGTTCTATCAATAACAACGTTTACCTTTCGTTTGACTTTGAATGATCATGTTTGATGTTTTTTCTTATTTTTGAATCGATTTTACTTATGTTTTGGTTATAAAATATGTACAAATCAAGTACTTTAAACCCGAAGAACCGATTTTACTTATATTTTGGTTACAAAATAGGTATAAATCAAGTACTTTAAAACCGAAGAATCAGTTGGAACCCAAAACCCGAAAGTACACCGGGTTGTATCGGTTCTTCGAAGATTTACTAACCCCGATCCGAACCCGATAAAACCCGAACCGGTCCCGAACCGAACTTTTATATAATCCGAATAGGGCTGATTTTGATAAACCCGAAAAACCGAGACCCGATTGGACAAAACCGAAACTCGATTGGGACCCCGAATGCCCATGCCTAGATGATATACATAAATAAGATCTAACTTTCCCTACAAAGAAATCAACACATATGAGATATTAACATAAGAAGACACAGAAAACAATCTAATTTGATAAGATTTCGCCAAATAAGTAATGCAAATCAATAACTAATAATTTTTAGTTTACTCCAAAGCTAACTATATTCAGAAAAAAATAATATGATTAAATAAGTTTTACTTTAAAAAAAAATCATTAAACAATGAGTCAAAAACAATCATCAAACAAGAATATCTTTCATTCATTTTTGACGCGAAATTACATATACAAATATGCAAAATTTTCTCTTTAAACCTGTTATTTTTGTCTCCAGTTTCCTGTGAAGTTCATAAAACCCAACAACCTTTGCTACAGAGTCACGGACACCAACTAATGCTACGACAAGACTAAACAGAAGTATAAAACTAATAACCCAAACAAAATAAAATTATAAAATGCGTAGTGGACTGTGGATAAACGATA is a genomic window containing:
- the LOC106306540 gene encoding reticuline oxidase-like protein; its protein translation is MRRSCVFSVVFFLLFLSLPLPSLSQPSHSVYNSFLKCFSKRTKTPQPQIAKNVFSPTNPAYSSVLRAYIRNARFNTSSTPKPTIIVTPRSYSHVSAAVLCSKPLNFVFKIRSGGHDYDGLSYISDKPFFVLDMSNIRDVSVDVADNSAWISAGATLGEVYYKIWEKSKVHGFPAGVCPTVGVGGHLSGGGYGNMLRKFGLSVDHLIDAKIVDVKGRVLDRKAMGEDLFWAISGGGGGSFGVVLGYKVKLVPVPPVVTVFRVEQYMAGGAVDMVHKWQFVGPKTDRNLFMRMLIQPVTRNKVKTVRATVVALFLGKADDVVSLLSKELPELALKKENCTEMTWFQSALWWDNRVNATQTDPKVFLDRNLDSSSFGKRKSDYVATEIPRNGIESLFKKMIELGKIGLVFNPYGGKMAEIAEDATPFPHRNMLYKIQYSVNWKESSPEIEKGYLNEAKELHSFMTRFVSKSPRSAYLNYRDVDIGVNDHGRNSYKEGEVYGRMYFGKNFDRLVKIKTKVDPRNFFRNEQSIPTLPRKS